The proteins below come from a single Eucalyptus grandis isolate ANBG69807.140 chromosome 3, ASM1654582v1, whole genome shotgun sequence genomic window:
- the LOC104439291 gene encoding uncharacterized protein LOC104439291: MATNPEYYDLQIMGKTPQYGVNVFNGGPGFSTQSSKQFEVYQGDAIYVYIRKTLSCLIFKNTLFYNGNRKSTNAPFQMSHETGEVIDCVDINKQPAFDHPLRKNHTIQTNPSSNRKANEAGHVRGAVSQVWWKYGKCPKGTVPIRRVQNGTTRHVKRWASRLKRLNLSENESDDDGGEHRYAIGFLSGGKYLGAQAYLNLWKPEVVDDEFSLAQIWVIAGPREELNTVEAGWMVNRQRSDSGLPELFVFYTGDGYKTGCYNTECRGFVQKSDQFALGAALEEFSTYSGSQYELLIALVKNPYTGSWWLQIEDMSIGYWENDVFTHLNGYADRIEFGGEVSRKQKGPIPTSTQMGSGHLPSEGFAKAAYFRSIKFFDDGLNIRDPENLMKAVDKAECYDVKREYDVTYEAHFYYGGPGLSAQCASY, translated from the exons ATGGCGACGAACCCTGAATACTATGATTTGCAGATCATGGGTAAGACTCCCCAATACGGGGTCAATGTCTTCAACGGTGGTCCTGGATTTTCAACTCAGTCTTCGAAGCA ATTTGAGGTCTACCAAGGGGATGCGATTTATGTGTACATAAGGAAAACATTGTCTTGTCTCATTTTCAAAAACACTCTCTTCTACAATGGCAATCGTAAGTCCACGAATGCACCTTTCCAAATG AGTCATGAAACTGGTGAAGTGATCGATTGTGTTGACATTAACAAGCAACCCGCTTTTGATCATCCGCTTCGCAAGAATCACACCATACAG ACGAACCCAAGCTCCAATCGGAAAGCGAATGAAGCGGGACATGTGAGAGGTGCAGTCAGTCAAGTTTGGTGGAAATACGGTAAATGCCCTAAAGGAACGGTCCCCATCAGAAGAGTGCAAAATGGTACCACTCGTCACGTTAAACGGTGGGCTTCACGCCTGAAGCGGCTCAATTTGAGCGAGAATGAATccgatgatgatggtggtgaaCATAGA TACGCCATAGGATTTTTGAGCGGCGGCAAGTACTTGGGAGCTCAAGCATACCTTAATTTGTGGAAACCTGAAGTAGTGGACGATGAATTCAGTTTGGCTCAAATTTGGGTCATAGCAGGCCCTCGTGAGGAATTGAACACTGTGGAGGCCGGATGGATG gttAACAGACAACGAAGTGATAGCGGGCTCCCAGAGCTTTTCGTATTCTATACG GGTGATGGCTATAAGACAGGCTGCTACAATACAGAATGCCGTGGATTCGTACAAAAATCTGACCAGTTTGCTTTGGGTGCTGCGCTTGAAGAATTTTCCACCTATTCTGGATCTCAATATGAATTATTAATAGCCTTGGTTAAG aATCCGTATACTGGATCGTGGTGGCTGCAAATTGAGGACATGAGTATAGGATATTGGGAAAATGATGTCTTCACTCATCTAAATGGCTATGCCGATCGAATTGAGTTTGGCGGAGAGGTATCCAGGAAACAAAAGGGTCCTATTCCTACGTCAACGCAAATGGGGAGCGGCCATCTCCCTTCTGAAGGCTTTGCAAAGGCGGCCTATTTCCGCAGTATTAAATTCTTCGACGACGGATTAAATATAAGAGACCCGGAGAATCTCATGAAGGCTGTGGATAAAGCCGAATGCTATGATGTCAAACGGGAGTACGACGTCACATATGAAGCTCATTTCTATTATGGGGGCCCCGGACTTTCAGCTCAGTGTGCAAGTTATTGA